The genome window AAAGCGGCTCAGGGGCATCCTGCACCTCCATGATATACTTGGAAAAGAAGAGTTTAGACTTAATGGAGGGTTAACCTCTACATAACAGACTGGCTCAAGGCTCAGGGCACAAGGTTCAAGGTCTTTCTTCCCTGTGCCTTGAGCCCCCTGTCCCACCGTGGCTTTTAGCGCCCGTCCGCCGCAGTAGCCTGCTATGGAGGATGGAAAGGCGGATTCTCTTCATGGTAAGTGTTTTTATTGCTTTTCCTTGCGCCCTGTGCCCTGAGCCTTTCGCCCCGTTTTTATTTCATCTTCCTTATCCTGACCTCTATCCCTTTTTCATCCTTCAATAGATCAATGAGCTTTGAGGTGTCTGTCTCTCCATAATGATATGGGTAGAGGATAGCTGGTTTCAATACCTTTGCCGCATCCGCAACCATTTCTGGTGTCATGGTATAGGGCAGGTTCATGGGCAGAAATGCAATATCAATGCCCTTTATCGCCTTCATTTCAGGTGTATTTTCAGTGTCACCAGCCACATATACCCTTTTGTCACCAAAAGTAATTACGTAACCATTGCCTACCCCCTTTGGGTGAAATGGATTATTTGCATCCCTTTTATGCACTATATTATAGGCCGGCACCGCCTCTATCTTCAAACCTGACAGGATTTTAACATCACCATTTTTCATTATGGTCCCTTCACCAAGCTGTTTATTACCTGCCTCATTTAAAATGATCTGTGTCCCATCCTTTTTGAGGGCTGCTATCGCCTTTTTATCAAGGTGATCATAGTGGTCATGGGTAACAAGTATTATATCTGCCTTGGGCATATCCTCATAATCCGTGAATTCGGTCCAGGGGTCCACATGAATGATCCTGCCATCGAACGAAAACATAAGGGTGCCATGACCGATAAATGTGATTTCCAGATTTCCCTGTGATGTCTTTATCGTATCCATCTCAAATCCTCCCTGCGCAAAGGTGTATAAGGGTAATAAAAGAAACAGAAAAAGGGTCATAATCCTAATAGCTTTTTTCATGATATGTCTCCGTTGTTAAACTTTAAAATCTACCCTGTCAGAATAGCCGCATAGAGCGACCCCATGACATATTACAATAAATGTATTATCTGTTGTATAACTAATTGAGGATTGAATAATAACCAAAATATCGGGTTTTGTCTATTTTTGATGATATCTTAAGCAATCTTTCTTTTAAAAAATAAGGAAGAAAAATTAACAGTGGAAATACTGGCAATTGTTCCCTGTTGACACCTTCCCGCGTATCACATATACTCCTGCCCGGTATTTTGAGTTTTATTAATAATTTAGAGTAAATAACAACCGATAAAGAGTATCATTTCTATAAAGGGTGTTTCCATATTAAGAGTTTTTGTTTTACATCTTTATTTTTATGCTAACCCGCTGTTAATGCATTATCAAAAAAATAAATACAGATACTCCGGCAGCACTTTTAATAACAGGTCGGCTTGTTTTTTCGGAGTTAAATATGAGTAATGAAAATATATCCATTAATCAGAATGAGATAAATTCAGGACAGTTGAGTGTTGGTGTCATGATGGTATTTGTATCGATACTCACTGCCTTTCCCATGATGGCCACAGATATGTATATGCCTGCCCTTCCCTCTATCAAAGATCAATTGAACACCACCATTGAGCTGGTTAACCTCACAATGTCAGGGTTCTTTTTTGTCATCAGTATCAGCGGGCTGTTTTTCGGTTCCCTGTCTGACAGGTTCGGCCGTAAACCCGTTATTATGGTATCTCTTACACTCTATGTAGCCGCAAGTGCTGCCTGTGCAATCAGTACAACAATATATTTTCTGATTATCTCAAGGCTCTTTCAGGCAATAGGCTGCGCAGGGGGCATGGCAGTTTCAACTGCAATCATTAAGGACTTTTTCCCGCCTGAAAAAAAGGAAAAGGCCTTTGCCATTATAGGGGCATTAACAGGGTTTGTGCCTGTAACAGCCCCTATACTTGGCGCATGGATACTGAAATTCACCTCATGGCGGGGGGCATTTGTAGTGCTCGCTTTTCTGGGGGTTATCACCCTGATTTTCGGCCTTTTCTACAAAGAGACCAATACTGATCTATCAAAAGACAGCATCCCGGCCTCGCTTGGGAAGCTGTTTGTTGTGCTTTTTAACCCATCCTTTGCAAGACTTGTTTTATTGTTCTCATTTGCCCCGCTGGGTATGATGGCATTTGTAGGCATATCATCCTTTATCTTTCAGCAGACATTCGGTTTAAGCGAGCAGGCATACAGCTACTATTTTGCAACCAATGCAGCAATAAGCGTTCTTGTTGCCATAGCATATATACGCATTTCTCAGTTCATAAAGCCGCTTACAATTATTACAGGGAGTTTTGCATTGAGTATTGCAAGCGGTATACTCACCATACTTTTTGGCGGGTTACACCCAATGCTGTTCCTTGGATCAATAGCTGTGGGCAGCGCTGCGTTTGCGCTTCAGAGACCTCCATCAATGAATCTTCTGATTGAACAGCAGGATAAAAATACCGGCTCTGCCTCATCCCTTATGTTCTGCTTCATGGGTACCCTGGGCAGTATCGGCCTTGTGATTATCTCCATGGACTGGAGCAACCGGATTGTAGTGCTTGGTGTTATCAATATGCTGCTTGGCATCATGAGTTTATTCTTCTGGTTATATACAAAAAATAGGTGTAAAATCCCTAAAAACATGAGGTAAAATACTTTATACGGGGCGTCAGCAATGAAAAACCTGTTAGAAAACCGGATGGTCAGTAAGATAATAAGTTTTTTAATCAGCATAACAATAGTGCTTATTATTTTTGTAGGTATTGTGGGGATACTTTTCCCCATGATACTTGAGGCAAGGTTTGAACATGTGAAGATCATATCTCTTGTTTCCACCCTTATAGGCGCCCTGATTATATTGATTTCAAGACGCTTTAGAATTATGCGTTTTATTTCGTTTGTAAAAAAGCCGGGTGATTTTGATTTTAAGGTTTATGATTACATAGGGTCTGTGATTATAGGCGCAACTTTTCTTGTCGGCGGGATTACCTATATGCGCACAAAAAACCCTGTCCTGTTTTTTGTCCCCTTTATTGCCGGGTTTGCCATAATAAGGATACTTATTTTTTATGTAAACAGAAAAGCAAAGGCAAAGGCCCGGAAATCTGCTCGTCTGACTACCAATACATAGCGTTAAAATATTAACAATTGACAAAATCAACGCGTTATTTTATTACAATTTTCATAATAAATCGAGATAGTTATTTTGCTGATATTAAATTAAGGTATATAAAGTAAAACATGGATCGTTTTGCATCAACTATACTTAATGCATGGCTTGGGAGTCACAACCGGAAACCCCTGGTAATTCGTGGGGCGCGTCAGACAGGAAAGACATGACTGGTACGTGCTTTTGCAGAACATAATAACCTTCGCTTAATCCAATGAAAAATTTTTCAAGGCGCCCATGCTTGATGTCGGCCTGATTTCTGCACAGCTTGGTTTGTCATCGGTAAAACCAGTACAGACAAAGGATTTGATTTTTACCAATAAGGGTGGGATAGCTGAACAGTTTGTAGGACAGCAGTTGAGGTCTGTCCAGGCAGTTTCAACTGATCCTCAACTTTTTACTGGCAGAGGACAGGGGGAAGACTTGGTGAAATAGATTATATTATTCAACATGCTGACAAAATAATTCCGGTAGAGGTTAAATCAGGAACAGCAGGATGCATGAAATCACTTCATCAATTTATGGCAGAAAAAAATCTTGAGCTTGCTGTAAGAATAGACTCTAATACCCCAAGGGTTGAAGATGTTGGTCTGAAAACAACTTCAGGGCAACCGGTAAAGTACCGCCTGCTTTCAATCCCTTTATACTTAACAGGCCGAATCAGTGAACTGATTGATGAAATACTTTAAAAATAAATAGTATACAGGCAGGTTATCAATTAATAATAGTAAAGGGAGGCTTGAATAGAATGGCCGAATCAAAATACAGGAAATACATTCTTGAGACACCTAAAGGAAAGCTCCATACCGGAGAGCTGTTTGATGGATTTCTTGCGAGCCCTGACAAACTGGGGGTTGACTGCCAGATATTATACTCTGTCATAACAGAGGCCGACCAGGAAGGGGATGAAACAGAGCCACATACTCATGATTTCTCGCATGTTATGTGTTTTTTTGGTAGCAACCCGAATGACAAGTATGAATTTGACGCAGATATTGTTTTTTTTATGGAGGGCGAGCCTCAGATAATAAACAAACCCTCAATAGTGACTGTCCCGGCCGGGTTGTCCCACTGCCCGCTTGTTTTTAAAAGGGTTGGTAAGCCTGTTACCTGGATTGAGGTGATGCTTACATCAAGTTATGGCAGGGTGAAATAAGTGAGGTTTATGCCTATTTATTATGCTATCTGTTATTAATGAAATTAGAAAGGGGTGTGTATGAAACCAGATATCATTCATCTCTCTGTTCCAGTGCAGCGCGCACATTTTCTGCCAGCGATTTTATTGAATAGGGCTTCTGGATAAAAAAGACACCCTCCTCCAGAATGCCACGATGGGTAATGATATCGGCAGTGTAGCCTGACATAAACAGC of Desulfatiglans sp. contains these proteins:
- a CDS encoding multidrug effflux MFS transporter, producing MSNENISINQNEINSGQLSVGVMMVFVSILTAFPMMATDMYMPALPSIKDQLNTTIELVNLTMSGFFFVISISGLFFGSLSDRFGRKPVIMVSLTLYVAASAACAISTTIYFLIISRLFQAIGCAGGMAVSTAIIKDFFPPEKKEKAFAIIGALTGFVPVTAPILGAWILKFTSWRGAFVVLAFLGVITLIFGLFYKETNTDLSKDSIPASLGKLFVVLFNPSFARLVLLFSFAPLGMMAFVGISSFIFQQTFGLSEQAYSYYFATNAAISVLVAIAYIRISQFIKPLTIITGSFALSIASGILTILFGGLHPMLFLGSIAVGSAAFALQRPPSMNLLIEQQDKNTGSASSLMFCFMGTLGSIGLVIISMDWSNRIVVLGVINMLLGIMSLFFWLYTKNRCKIPKNMR
- a CDS encoding MBL fold metallo-hydrolase → MKKAIRIMTLFLFLLLPLYTFAQGGFEMDTIKTSQGNLEITFIGHGTLMFSFDGRIIHVDPWTEFTDYEDMPKADIILVTHDHYDHLDKKAIAALKKDGTQIILNEAGNKQLGEGTIMKNGDVKILSGLKIEAVPAYNIVHKRDANNPFHPKGVGNGYVITFGDKRVYVAGDTENTPEMKAIKGIDIAFLPMNLPYTMTPEMVADAAKVLKPAILYPYHYGETDTSKLIDLLKDEKGIEVRIRKMK